A section of the Cuniculiplasma divulgatum genome encodes:
- a CDS encoding MFS transporter, whose amino-acid sequence MENQIAVLKSSRTSRYLRIAPILFFLYVVNFLDRVNLSYGIDAGMFKDIGAPASSASLIAGIASALFFVAYAIPQVFTTLQINNVGIRKIFAGAFTAWGIITILTGFVQNVPEMYALRFILGLAEAPFYSGVMFFMGIWFAKSERGLANGYFNAAIPVAGIFGGLIAGGIFTAYGNDPGWRYLFIFEGILALVSVVILWFTINDFPEDAKWLKDDQKKALESELAKEEADKPIKSSWKEALIERDVLLLVLVYFLGVTGLYGYTIWLPSIISSFAHVSAATSSFLSDIPYVVAAIALIFILRYSDKKGNRKRLTAAVFFVAAGGLALSAFLISNVVVSFIFFTISAIGIFSFLPVFWNIPQESLKRESSAASIGLINGIGNLGGVVGPILVGGLESYTHSFVSGVYAMAFFVLVAGIAVLIVRNSR is encoded by the coding sequence ATGGAAAACCAGATAGCAGTATTGAAGTCCTCGAGAACTAGTAGATATTTAAGAATTGCACCTATACTTTTTTTTCTATACGTTGTAAATTTTCTTGATCGAGTGAACCTTTCATACGGTATCGATGCCGGAATGTTTAAAGATATAGGAGCACCTGCAAGCAGTGCGTCTTTAATTGCAGGCATTGCATCTGCTCTCTTCTTTGTAGCATATGCAATCCCGCAAGTATTTACAACTTTGCAGATTAACAACGTTGGTATCCGAAAGATATTTGCTGGAGCTTTCACGGCCTGGGGCATAATTACTATATTAACTGGCTTTGTACAAAATGTCCCAGAGATGTATGCACTCAGGTTCATACTCGGACTTGCTGAGGCTCCTTTCTATTCGGGTGTTATGTTCTTTATGGGTATCTGGTTTGCAAAAAGCGAGAGGGGCCTTGCTAATGGATATTTCAATGCTGCTATCCCTGTTGCTGGCATATTTGGCGGTCTAATTGCCGGTGGAATATTCACAGCATACGGGAATGATCCCGGCTGGAGATATCTTTTCATTTTCGAGGGTATTCTCGCATTGGTATCAGTTGTAATCCTGTGGTTTACGATTAATGATTTTCCGGAAGATGCTAAATGGCTTAAGGATGACCAGAAAAAAGCTCTTGAATCTGAATTGGCTAAGGAAGAAGCAGATAAGCCCATTAAGTCATCATGGAAGGAGGCATTGATTGAAAGGGATGTTCTTCTCCTAGTGCTTGTTTACTTCCTTGGTGTAACTGGGCTTTATGGATACACGATCTGGTTACCATCAATAATAAGTTCTTTTGCGCACGTGAGCGCTGCCACATCCAGTTTTCTTTCAGATATACCTTATGTTGTCGCTGCTATTGCGTTAATATTTATATTAAGATATTCAGATAAAAAAGGTAATAGAAAACGTCTTACAGCTGCAGTATTCTTTGTTGCTGCCGGTGGGCTTGCACTAAGCGCATTTCTCATATCAAACGTAGTTGTTTCCTTTATCTTTTTCACAATCTCTGCGATTGGCATTTTCAGCTTCCTTCCAGTGTTCTGGAACATTCCACAGGAATCCTTGAAAAGAGAAAGTTCTGCCGCCTCCATAGGTCTTATCAACGGAATTGGAAATCTGGGAGGTGTGGTTGGGCCTATTCTCGTTGGCGGACTTGAAAGCTATACACATTCATTTGTCA